The sequence GGGAACGGCTGGAAATCACAAGGAAAGGCGTCCACAGGTGGTGAAAGCACACATGGGAGCCGTGGAACGACAGACGTTCCGCGCGCTGGGACTCGCGGTGTTGCTGGTGGCGACTCAGGCGGGTGCGGCACGTCCCTACCGGGGAGGTGCGGTGGCCACGGCGTATCCGCCCGCGAGCGAGGCCGCGCTCCAGATGCTGGAGAAGGGCGGCAACGCGGTGGACGCGGCGGTGGCGGCGGCCTTCGTGGCGGCGGTGGTGGGTCCGTATCACTCCGGTGTGGGCGGCGGCGGGTTCGCGCTGGTGCACGACGCGAAGTCGGGCGGCACACAGGTGCTGGACTTCCGGGAGGTGGCTCCGAAGGGCGCCTCGCGCGACATGTATGTGCGGGACGGCGCGCTGGTGCCGGGGCTGTCCACGGACGGCGCGCTGAGCGTGGCGGTGCCGGGCGCGGTGGCGGGCTACCTGGAGCTCTTGTCGAAGCACGGCAAGCTCAAGCCCGCGGTGGTGCTGGCCCCCGCCATCCGGCTGGCGAAGCAGGGCTTCTGGGTGACGCCCAAGTACCAGCAGATGGCCACGGGCCGGGCGGAGTGCCTGCGCCAGGACCCGGAGGCCGCGCGCATCTTCCTCACGCCCAACGCCCAGGGCACGCCGGACGTGCCGCCGCTGGGGCATCTCATCAAGCAGCCGGACCTGGCGCGCACGCTGGAGCGCGTGGCGAAGGGCGGCGCGAAGGCCTTCTATTCGGGCCCGGTGGCGCAGGCGCTGGTGAAGACGGTGAAGGACGCGGGCGGGCTGCTCACGCAGGAGGACCTGACGGCGTACACGACGCGCAGCCCCGCGCCGCTGGAGACCACCTACCGGGGCCACCGCATCCTCACCATGCCCCCGCCCAGCGCGGGCGGGCTGGCGGTGGTGCAGGTGCTGGGCATGCTCCAGCAGTTGCGGCCGCAGGGCGTGCCCTACCGCGATCCGGAGTCGCTGCACCTCTACGTGGAGGCCGTGCGGCGCGCGTACGTGGACCGCGCGAAGTACCTGGGCGACCCGGCCTTCGTGCAGGTGCCGCTGGAGCGGCTGACGTCCCCCGGCCACATCGCGGACCTGGCGGGCGGCATCGACGCGAAGAAGGCCACGCCCAGCGCGTCGCTGCTGGCGCCGGTGACGGGCGGGCCGGCCTCCACGCTGCGCAAGGACGCGGGGCCGCTCACGCCGGAGCCGGAGAAGAAGAACACCACGCACATCTCCGTCATCGACAAGGACGGCAACGCAGTGGCCATGACGACCACGGTCAACTACAGCTTCGGCTCGTGCCTCGTGGCGAAGGGCACCGGCGTGCTGCTCAATGATCAGATGGACGACTTCGCCGCGCAGCCGGGCGTGCCCAACGCGTACGGGCTCGTCACCGGGGAGCCCAACGCCATCCAGGCCGGCAAGGTGCCCCTGTCCTCCATGTCGCCCACGCTGGTGTTCGCGAAGGAGGATCCGAAGCGGGTGATGCTGGCGGTGGGCAGCCCCGGCGGCTCCACCATCCCCACCACCGTCATCCAGGCCATCAGCAACGTGGTGGACCACGGCATGGACGTGGCGCGCGCGGTGGGCACGGGCCGGCTGCACCACCAGTACCTCCCGGACGAGCTGTGGGTGGACAAGTGGGGCCTGGAGCCGGCGACGCTGTCCACGCTGGAGGCGAAGGGCCACAAGATTCGCCGGGTGGACGGCTGGGGCGACGCGGAGGCCGTCTACAGCGACCCGCGCACGAACCTGCGCTATTCCTCCAGTGACCCGCGCAACGAGGGCGCCGCGACGGGCCAGGACTGAAAGCCGAAGGAGAACGACTGCCCGTGGCCGAGCCGATCCCGCTG comes from Corallococcus macrosporus and encodes:
- the ggt gene encoding gamma-glutamyltransferase, whose protein sequence is MGAVERQTFRALGLAVLLVATQAGAARPYRGGAVATAYPPASEAALQMLEKGGNAVDAAVAAAFVAAVVGPYHSGVGGGGFALVHDAKSGGTQVLDFREVAPKGASRDMYVRDGALVPGLSTDGALSVAVPGAVAGYLELLSKHGKLKPAVVLAPAIRLAKQGFWVTPKYQQMATGRAECLRQDPEAARIFLTPNAQGTPDVPPLGHLIKQPDLARTLERVAKGGAKAFYSGPVAQALVKTVKDAGGLLTQEDLTAYTTRSPAPLETTYRGHRILTMPPPSAGGLAVVQVLGMLQQLRPQGVPYRDPESLHLYVEAVRRAYVDRAKYLGDPAFVQVPLERLTSPGHIADLAGGIDAKKATPSASLLAPVTGGPASTLRKDAGPLTPEPEKKNTTHISVIDKDGNAVAMTTTVNYSFGSCLVAKGTGVLLNDQMDDFAAQPGVPNAYGLVTGEPNAIQAGKVPLSSMSPTLVFAKEDPKRVMLAVGSPGGSTIPTTVIQAISNVVDHGMDVARAVGTGRLHHQYLPDELWVDKWGLEPATLSTLEAKGHKIRRVDGWGDAEAVYSDPRTNLRYSSSDPRNEGAATGQD